A genomic region of Micromonospora sp. NBC_01796 contains the following coding sequences:
- a CDS encoding ABC transporter substrate-binding protein, with amino-acid sequence MPRYRLSRHLASVLALTTLVTLAACGSPDDEPAALAADPSGSAAAVINTSPDQKRIRAQKVDAVAAKVPPTIGAGGKLRVGISAEGSPPLAFRADDDRTLIGVEADIAQLVADVLGLELDLQPTSWENLFLVVRSGQNDVGFSNITVTEERKDIYDFATYRVDSLGWEVKADGKVSKIEKPADIAGLNVSVGSGTNQEQVLLRWDAQNKAAGLAPVNITYYQNPADYQLALLSGRIDAYFGPNPALAYHVAVSGKTRIVGIVPGGGEVPAQIAAMTKKGNGFVEALNDALNTVIKDGSYARVLSRWGLGSEAIPAAQINPPGLPRK; translated from the coding sequence ATGCCGCGTTACCGGCTATCGCGACACCTGGCCAGCGTGCTCGCCCTGACCACCCTGGTGACCCTGGCCGCCTGCGGCTCGCCCGACGACGAACCCGCCGCGCTGGCGGCCGATCCGTCCGGCTCGGCGGCGGCGGTCATCAACACCAGCCCGGACCAGAAACGGATCCGCGCGCAGAAGGTCGACGCCGTCGCGGCCAAGGTGCCGCCGACGATCGGCGCGGGAGGCAAACTCAGGGTCGGTATCAGCGCCGAGGGATCGCCTCCGTTGGCCTTCCGCGCCGACGACGACCGTACGCTGATCGGGGTCGAGGCGGACATCGCCCAGTTGGTGGCGGACGTGCTGGGGCTGGAACTGGACCTGCAGCCGACCTCGTGGGAGAACCTGTTCCTGGTGGTGCGCTCCGGGCAGAACGATGTCGGTTTCTCCAACATCACCGTGACCGAGGAACGCAAGGACATCTACGACTTCGCCACCTACCGGGTCGACTCGCTCGGCTGGGAGGTGAAGGCGGACGGCAAGGTCAGCAAGATCGAGAAGCCGGCCGACATCGCCGGACTCAACGTGTCGGTCGGCTCGGGCACCAACCAGGAACAGGTGCTGCTGCGCTGGGACGCGCAGAACAAGGCCGCCGGCCTCGCCCCGGTCAACATCACCTACTACCAGAACCCGGCCGACTACCAGCTCGCCCTGCTCTCCGGGCGGATCGACGCGTACTTCGGGCCGAACCCGGCGCTGGCGTACCACGTCGCGGTCAGCGGCAAGACCAGGATCGTCGGAATCGTGCCCGGCGGCGGCGAGGTGCCGGCCCAGATCGCGGCGATGACCAAGAAGGGCAACGGGTTCGTCGAGGCGCTCAACGACGCACTCAACACGGTGATCAAGGACGGCTCGTACGCCCGGGTGCTGTCCCGTTGGGGGCTCGGCAGCGAGGCGATCCCCGCCGCCCAGATCAACCCGCCCGGCCTGCCCCGGAAGTGA
- a CDS encoding ABC transporter ATP-binding protein, translating into MTGRHDASDGGGNLLEVRQLRVSYQSRSGPVRAVERVDFDVRPGEVVAVVGESGSGKSTTAHAIIGLLPAGGQVDSGTIRFAGRDLTGLSERELRTLRGAQIGLIPQDPAVSLNPVKRIGEQVAEALRVHGLGNRRSAALDAVELLHRAGLSDPATRARQYPHELSGGMRQRALIAIAIAARPRLIIADEPTSALDVTVQRLILDHIQSLTEELGTAVLLVTHDLGIAADRAQRLVVMSRGRVVETGPTREVLRDPAHEYTRQLLRSAPSLAAARQAPPARSGPPGAPVQAAPLVTVEGLVKDFPLPGTVAGRRSLRAVDGVSFTINRGETLALVGKSGSGKSTTARLVLRLAEPDGGRILFDGDDITGARGAALRRLRRRAQLVYQNPYASLDPRFSIREVIIEPLRVFGIGDRASRRARARELVERVALPVSVLDRRPAQLSGGQRQRVAIARALALSPELVVCDEPVSALDVSVQAQVLELLAELQASTGVAYLFISHDLAVVRQIAHRVAVMRAGRIVETATTTELFDHPTHAYTRELLAAIPGHQAAVPGSIASPS; encoded by the coding sequence ATGACGGGACGACACGATGCCTCGGACGGGGGCGGGAACCTGCTGGAGGTCCGGCAACTCCGCGTCTCGTACCAGTCGCGGTCGGGACCGGTACGGGCGGTCGAGCGCGTCGACTTCGACGTCCGGCCGGGTGAGGTGGTCGCCGTTGTCGGCGAGTCGGGCTCGGGCAAGAGTACAACCGCGCACGCCATCATCGGCCTGCTACCGGCCGGTGGGCAGGTCGACAGCGGCACCATCCGGTTCGCCGGGCGTGACCTCACCGGCCTGTCCGAGCGGGAACTGCGAACGTTGCGGGGCGCCCAGATCGGCCTCATCCCGCAGGACCCGGCGGTGTCGCTCAACCCGGTGAAACGCATCGGCGAGCAGGTCGCGGAGGCTTTGCGCGTACACGGGCTGGGCAACCGCCGGTCGGCGGCCCTGGACGCGGTCGAACTGCTGCACCGGGCGGGCCTGTCCGATCCGGCCACCAGAGCACGGCAGTATCCGCACGAACTCTCCGGTGGGATGCGCCAACGTGCGCTGATCGCGATCGCGATCGCGGCCCGACCCCGTCTGATCATCGCGGACGAACCGACCAGTGCGCTGGACGTCACCGTGCAGCGGCTGATCCTCGACCACATCCAGAGTCTGACCGAGGAACTCGGCACGGCTGTCCTGCTGGTCACCCACGACCTGGGTATCGCCGCCGACCGGGCGCAACGGCTCGTGGTGATGTCACGGGGACGCGTGGTCGAGACCGGGCCCACCCGCGAGGTCCTGCGGGACCCCGCCCACGAGTACACCCGCCAACTGTTGCGCAGCGCGCCGAGTCTGGCTGCCGCACGTCAGGCGCCACCGGCCCGCAGCGGGCCTCCGGGCGCACCGGTGCAGGCGGCGCCGCTGGTCACGGTCGAGGGCCTGGTCAAGGACTTCCCCCTGCCGGGGACGGTCGCCGGTCGGCGGAGCTTGCGGGCCGTGGACGGGGTGAGCTTCACGATCAACCGGGGCGAGACCCTGGCCCTGGTCGGGAAGTCCGGTTCGGGCAAGTCGACCACGGCACGGTTGGTGCTGCGACTCGCGGAGCCGGACGGCGGGCGGATCCTCTTCGACGGTGACGACATCACCGGGGCTCGCGGTGCGGCGCTGCGCCGACTGCGGCGCCGTGCCCAACTCGTGTACCAGAACCCGTACGCGTCACTCGACCCCCGGTTCTCGATCCGGGAGGTGATCATCGAGCCGCTGCGGGTGTTCGGGATCGGTGACCGGGCGTCCCGCCGGGCACGGGCCCGCGAACTCGTCGAACGGGTCGCGCTCCCGGTCTCGGTGCTCGACCGCAGACCCGCGCAGCTCTCCGGCGGTCAGCGGCAACGGGTCGCGATCGCCCGCGCACTCGCCCTCTCCCCCGAACTCGTGGTCTGCGACGAGCCGGTGTCCGCGCTGGACGTGTCCGTACAGGCACAGGTGCTGGAACTCCTCGCCGAGCTGCAGGCGTCCACCGGGGTGGCGTACCTGTTCATCTCGCACGATCTCGCGGTGGTCCGCCAGATCGCCCACCGGGTCGCGGTGATGCGGGCCGGGCGGATCGTCGAGACCGCCACCACAACGGAACTCTTCGACCACCCGACCCACGCGTACACCCGCGAGCTTCTCGCGGCCATTCCGGGTCACCAGGCCGCCGTACCGGGCTCAATAGCGAGCCCCTCGTAA
- a CDS encoding ABC transporter permease, translated as MRRYVIRRLAQAVVVLWAAYTLSFLVLDFLPGDPVSAMAGGGLDQVSVDPAQLEALKREYGFDKPVLVQYADYLGRAVQGDFGNSVATGQPVTSVIGDALPQTLVLTGAALVLAVVFGTGLALAATYTAGRALRQLLLSLPSLGVSLPTFWVGLMLVQLFSFRFRLLPAFGNDGLASLILPAVTLAVPTGALLAQVLAKSLFTALDEPYVQTARAKGAGRARVHLRHALRNAALPALTIVGLLVGNLLAGSVVVETVFSRNGIGRATVSAVTVQDIPVVQGVVVFGALVFVLANLAVDLVYPLFDPRIVVASATRRRSFV; from the coding sequence GTGCGTCGTTACGTGATCCGCCGACTCGCACAGGCCGTGGTGGTGCTCTGGGCGGCCTACACCCTGTCCTTCCTCGTGCTGGACTTCCTGCCCGGTGACCCGGTGTCGGCGATGGCCGGTGGCGGCCTCGACCAGGTCTCCGTCGACCCGGCCCAACTCGAGGCGCTGAAACGGGAGTACGGCTTCGACAAACCGGTGCTGGTCCAGTACGCCGACTATCTCGGTCGGGCGGTGCAGGGGGACTTCGGCAACTCCGTCGCGACCGGTCAACCGGTCACGTCGGTGATCGGGGACGCCCTGCCGCAGACGCTCGTACTGACCGGTGCCGCCCTGGTCCTGGCCGTCGTGTTCGGTACGGGGCTGGCGCTGGCCGCCACGTACACCGCCGGGCGGGCATTGCGGCAACTGCTGCTGTCGCTGCCGTCGCTCGGTGTGTCACTGCCGACGTTCTGGGTCGGGCTGATGCTCGTCCAGCTCTTCTCCTTCCGGTTCCGGCTGCTGCCGGCGTTCGGCAACGACGGCCTCGCCAGCCTGATCCTGCCGGCGGTCACGCTCGCCGTGCCGACCGGCGCGCTGCTGGCCCAGGTGCTGGCGAAGAGCCTGTTCACCGCGCTCGACGAGCCGTACGTGCAGACCGCGCGGGCCAAGGGAGCGGGACGGGCGCGGGTGCACCTGCGGCACGCCCTGCGCAACGCCGCCCTGCCCGCGCTCACCATCGTCGGGCTGCTGGTGGGCAATCTGCTGGCCGGTTCCGTGGTGGTGGAGACCGTCTTCTCCCGCAACGGCATCGGCCGGGCGACCGTCAGCGCGGTGACGGTTCAGGACATACCCGTGGTCCAGGGCGTCGTGGTGTTCGGCGCGCTGGTCTTCGTTCTGGCGAATCTCGCCGTCGACCTGGTCTACCCGCTCTTCGACCCACGGATCGTCGTGGCCTCGGCCACCCGGCGAAGGAGCTTCGTGTGA
- a CDS encoding GNAT family N-acetyltransferase, with the protein MASRELTVRYTSPTDPAARPLLDELTHEYRSRYGPNEEMSRYPATEFAPPHGAFLLLLQPDGSAVAGGAFRRYDRETAEIKRVWTHSGHRRQGLARRVMRELEAEAVRRGYRRIWLTTGPRQPEAEALYLNLGYHPRYDLDADRAVLPYLPFETQLPYSTWAPFGSEGRP; encoded by the coding sequence ATGGCGTCAAGGGAACTGACCGTCCGCTACACCAGCCCGACCGACCCGGCGGCCCGCCCGCTGCTCGACGAACTGACCCACGAGTACCGGAGCCGGTACGGCCCGAACGAGGAGATGTCCCGCTACCCGGCGACGGAGTTCGCGCCTCCGCACGGCGCCTTCCTGCTGCTGCTCCAGCCCGACGGGTCAGCGGTGGCCGGCGGCGCGTTCCGCCGGTACGACCGGGAGACCGCCGAGATCAAGCGCGTGTGGACCCATTCGGGGCACCGCCGCCAGGGACTGGCCCGCCGGGTGATGCGCGAGTTGGAGGCCGAGGCGGTTCGGCGGGGATACCGCCGGATCTGGCTGACCACCGGCCCGCGCCAGCCGGAGGCCGAGGCGCTCTACCTCAACCTGGGCTACCACCCCCGCTACGACCTCGACGCCGACCGGGCGGTCCTGCCCTACCTGCCGTTCGAGACCCAGTTGCCGTACTCCACGTGGGCGCCGTTCGGCTCGGAGGGCCGACCGTGA
- a CDS encoding amino acid ABC transporter ATP-binding protein has translation MSPDGAVMVELRGIHKSFGPLEVLRGVDLSVRTGEVVVILGPSGSGKSTLLRSINHLEKVNRGSVRIDGELIGYRRTGNRLRELKEREILRQRTHIGFVFQNFNLFPHLTVLDNVAEAPVSAQGRPRREVLAAASRLLDRVGLADKADAYPRRLSGGQQQRVAIARALALEPKVLLFDEPTSALDPELVGEVLEVMKDLARAGTTMIVVTHEIGFAREVADRVVFMDDGVIVEQGPPDEVLTRPQHERTRSFLAKVL, from the coding sequence ATGAGCCCCGACGGCGCGGTGATGGTGGAGCTGCGCGGCATCCACAAGAGCTTCGGGCCGCTGGAGGTGCTGCGCGGGGTGGACCTGAGCGTGCGTACCGGTGAGGTGGTGGTGATCCTCGGCCCGTCCGGATCGGGCAAGTCGACCCTGCTGCGCAGCATCAACCACCTGGAGAAGGTCAACCGTGGCTCGGTACGCATCGACGGGGAGCTGATCGGCTACCGCCGTACCGGCAACCGGCTGCGCGAGCTCAAGGAGCGCGAGATCCTGCGGCAGCGTACGCACATCGGTTTCGTGTTCCAGAACTTCAACCTCTTCCCGCACCTGACCGTGCTGGACAACGTGGCCGAGGCACCGGTGTCGGCGCAGGGCCGGCCCCGGCGAGAGGTGCTGGCGGCCGCCTCCCGGCTGCTCGACCGGGTGGGCCTGGCGGACAAGGCGGACGCCTATCCGCGCCGTCTCTCCGGCGGCCAGCAGCAACGGGTCGCGATCGCCCGCGCCCTCGCCCTGGAACCGAAGGTGCTGCTCTTCGACGAACCGACCTCGGCACTGGACCCGGAACTGGTCGGTGAGGTGCTCGAGGTGATGAAGGACCTTGCCCGGGCGGGCACCACGATGATCGTCGTCACGCACGAGATCGGCTTCGCGCGCGAGGTCGCCGACCGGGTCGTGTTCATGGACGACGGCGTGATCGTCGAGCAGGGCCCACCGGACGAGGTGCTCACCCGGCCGCAGCACGAACGGACCCGGTCGTTTCTGGCGAAGGTTCTCTGA
- a CDS encoding glutathione S-transferase C-terminal domain-containing protein, producing the protein MPGLSPFSRLATPVDPDTYGEYRIVRRPDDPRPLYRFSARLTDNSPAGFTPRAGRYHLYAGWFCPWSQRVTITRALAGLGDIVTVSYVDNHRDGRGWAFRERYGPDPVNGFTLLRQAYEATEEGFDGHISVPTLWDRATAGVVSNNFKTIGIDFATSFRHLATPLVDTYPERHRDEIEELDGWLNPVVNHGVGAAARPGPDGARARTALLHAFAVLDERLATRRYLVGPTVTEADIRLWVTLVRYDVGPNATRAINPGLHEYPHLWAYARDLYALPAFRDTTDFTTFTAAGAEIPDWHAPAVRAAA; encoded by the coding sequence ATGCCCGGACTGTCACCCTTCAGCCGGCTGGCCACGCCCGTCGATCCCGACACCTACGGCGAGTACCGCATCGTCCGCCGGCCCGACGACCCACGACCCCTCTACCGCTTCTCGGCCCGCCTCACCGACAACAGCCCCGCCGGCTTCACTCCGCGCGCCGGCCGGTACCACCTCTACGCGGGGTGGTTCTGCCCGTGGTCGCAGCGAGTGACCATCACCCGCGCCCTCGCCGGACTGGGAGACATCGTCACCGTCTCCTACGTGGACAACCACCGGGACGGCCGGGGCTGGGCCTTCCGCGAACGGTACGGACCCGACCCGGTGAACGGGTTCACCCTGCTACGACAGGCCTACGAGGCCACCGAGGAGGGCTTCGACGGCCACATCTCGGTGCCGACGCTCTGGGACCGCGCCACCGCCGGCGTGGTCAGCAACAACTTCAAGACCATCGGAATCGACTTCGCCACCAGCTTCCGGCACCTGGCCACCCCGCTCGTCGACACCTATCCGGAGCGCCACCGTGACGAGATCGAGGAACTCGACGGGTGGCTCAACCCGGTGGTCAACCACGGCGTCGGTGCCGCCGCCCGGCCGGGCCCCGACGGCGCACGGGCCCGGACAGCGCTGCTCCACGCCTTCGCCGTACTCGACGAACGGTTGGCCACCCGGCGGTACCTGGTCGGACCGACGGTGACCGAGGCGGACATCCGGCTCTGGGTGACCCTGGTCCGCTACGACGTCGGCCCCAACGCGACCCGTGCCATCAACCCCGGCCTGCACGAGTACCCGCACCTGTGGGCGTACGCCCGGGACCTCTACGCCCTGCCCGCGTTCCGGGACACCACCGACTTCACCACCTTCACCGCCGCCGGGGCGGAGATCCCCGACTGGCACGCACCGGCCGTCCGCGCCGCCGCGTGA
- a CDS encoding ABC transporter substrate-binding protein, translating to MRSLPRSGRALGSLVLTIVAALALTACGSGDGDTTGNGGTGDGTPRSGGTLTFAVGSYAGCVDPHQVASNDTIYALRQIVDSLTDQDPSTGKIVPWLAERWEVSADARTFTFHLRPGVTFSDGSPVNARAVRENFDAARKLGAKASLATGYLSGYVGTETPDDLTAVVSFEQPNAQFLQATSTFSLGLVAGSSVRKTPDQRCTDGVVGSGPFALDGYVANQSITLVKRKGYNWGSSLWRKSGEAYLDKVLFTVVPEAGVRTGSLVSGQVDAIGSVSLADEAALKGGGAVNLQTRANPGVVFNLGLNNSKPLLRDVAVRQAIQVALDRRQIVDTVYPTGSKPATSILAHTTPYHSDVSGQLTFDAAKAKSLLDAAGWQVGGDGVRTRNGTRLSLSVGWFANAATNQPTLELIQQQLKAVGVEITLKELQIAQITQVQQSGDFDALWGNITRADPDILRSTYSTTLANTYRLAAGALDPVLTEQAATVDPAKRQALVNQAQDLIVRNAHVIPVVELTTALGVSKKVHDLDFEASSRIQLHDTWKS from the coding sequence GTGAGATCACTGCCGCGATCGGGGCGCGCCCTCGGGTCGCTCGTGCTGACCATCGTCGCCGCCCTCGCACTGACCGCCTGCGGTTCGGGTGACGGCGACACCACCGGCAACGGTGGGACCGGGGACGGCACCCCCAGATCCGGGGGCACCCTGACCTTCGCCGTCGGCTCGTACGCCGGCTGCGTCGACCCCCATCAGGTCGCCAGCAACGACACCATCTACGCCCTGCGCCAGATCGTCGACTCACTGACCGACCAGGACCCCTCGACCGGAAAGATCGTGCCCTGGCTCGCGGAACGCTGGGAGGTCAGCGCGGACGCGAGAACCTTCACCTTCCACCTCCGGCCGGGTGTCACCTTCAGCGACGGATCACCGGTCAACGCCCGGGCGGTCAGGGAGAACTTCGACGCGGCCCGCAAACTCGGCGCGAAGGCCAGCCTGGCAACCGGCTACCTCAGCGGATACGTCGGCACCGAAACGCCGGACGACCTCACCGCGGTTGTCTCGTTCGAACAGCCCAACGCCCAGTTCCTCCAGGCCACCTCGACCTTCTCGCTCGGCCTGGTCGCCGGGTCGAGCGTACGGAAGACACCGGACCAGCGGTGCACCGACGGCGTCGTCGGCTCCGGCCCCTTCGCCCTCGACGGGTACGTGGCCAACCAGTCGATCACGCTGGTCAAGCGCAAGGGATACAACTGGGGTTCGTCGCTGTGGCGCAAGTCGGGTGAGGCGTACCTGGACAAGGTGCTGTTCACCGTCGTTCCGGAGGCTGGTGTGCGTACCGGGAGCCTGGTGTCGGGGCAGGTGGACGCCATCGGCAGCGTCAGCCTCGCCGACGAGGCCGCGCTGAAGGGCGGCGGGGCCGTCAACCTCCAGACACGGGCGAATCCGGGCGTGGTGTTCAACCTCGGCCTGAACAACTCGAAGCCCCTGCTGCGGGACGTCGCCGTACGGCAGGCGATCCAGGTGGCACTCGACCGGCGGCAGATCGTCGACACCGTCTACCCCACCGGCAGCAAACCGGCCACCAGCATCCTGGCGCACACCACGCCGTACCACAGCGATGTCAGCGGGCAGCTCACCTTCGATGCGGCGAAGGCGAAGTCGCTGCTCGACGCGGCCGGCTGGCAGGTCGGCGGCGACGGTGTCCGGACCCGCAACGGCACCCGGCTCAGCCTTTCCGTCGGCTGGTTCGCCAACGCGGCGACCAACCAGCCGACACTCGAGCTGATCCAGCAGCAGCTCAAGGCGGTGGGTGTCGAGATCACCCTGAAGGAACTCCAGATCGCCCAGATCACCCAGGTGCAGCAGTCCGGCGACTTCGACGCGCTCTGGGGAAACATCACCCGAGCCGACCCGGACATCCTGCGCAGCACCTACTCGACCACCCTGGCCAACACGTACCGGTTGGCTGCCGGCGCGCTGGATCCGGTGCTGACCGAGCAGGCCGCGACGGTCGACCCGGCCAAACGGCAGGCGCTGGTCAACCAGGCCCAGGACCTGATCGTACGCAACGCCCACGTGATCCCGGTGGTGGAGCTCACCACCGCCCTCGGGGTGTCCAAGAAGGTGCACGACCTGGACTTCGAGGCGTCGAGCCGGATCCAGTTGCACGACACCTGGAAGAGCTGA
- a CDS encoding ABC transporter permease, whose product MSQTVVGDPALNIVPEPGSRSRSEPTGREAARGLDLRRLGRFLLRRPGLVLSLVVVTLVVLAAFWPTLFTARDPLLGVPTDRFQGPGGQHWFGTDEIGRDVYARVVHGAALSLKATLIAVAVAFVVGGAIGLVAGFVGGWVEDVLMRVVDVLLAIPALFLSLALVTALGFGTVKVAVAVGIASVAGFARVMRAEVLRVRHATYVEAARSSGARWHSILLRHVLPNAMGPVLVLATLDFGTAILAVSSLSFLGYGAAPPAPEWGTLISTGRNYLANAWWLSTLPGLAVAATVLATNRIARAVDGEWASQR is encoded by the coding sequence GTGAGTCAGACAGTCGTCGGCGACCCGGCGTTGAACATCGTGCCGGAGCCGGGCTCCCGGAGCCGGTCGGAACCCACCGGGCGGGAAGCGGCCCGTGGCCTCGACCTGCGCCGGCTGGGCCGGTTCCTGCTGCGACGTCCCGGGCTCGTCCTCTCCCTCGTGGTTGTCACGCTGGTGGTGCTGGCGGCCTTCTGGCCGACGCTGTTCACCGCGCGCGATCCACTGCTGGGTGTGCCCACCGACAGGTTCCAGGGCCCCGGCGGTCAGCACTGGTTCGGCACCGACGAGATCGGCCGCGACGTGTACGCCCGGGTCGTCCACGGAGCGGCGCTGTCGCTGAAGGCGACCCTGATCGCGGTCGCGGTGGCGTTTGTCGTCGGCGGGGCGATCGGCCTGGTCGCCGGGTTCGTCGGCGGCTGGGTGGAGGACGTGCTGATGCGGGTCGTCGACGTCCTGCTCGCCATCCCCGCCCTGTTCCTCTCCCTGGCGCTGGTCACCGCGCTCGGGTTCGGCACGGTGAAGGTCGCCGTGGCGGTCGGCATCGCCAGTGTCGCCGGCTTCGCCCGGGTGATGCGGGCCGAGGTGCTGCGCGTACGGCACGCCACCTACGTCGAGGCGGCCCGGTCCTCGGGGGCGCGCTGGCACTCGATCCTGCTGCGGCACGTGCTGCCGAACGCGATGGGGCCGGTGCTGGTGCTCGCCACCCTCGACTTCGGCACCGCGATCCTGGCCGTGTCGTCGCTGAGTTTCCTCGGCTACGGGGCCGCGCCACCCGCACCGGAATGGGGAACGTTGATCTCGACCGGGCGCAACTACCTGGCGAACGCGTGGTGGCTCTCGACGCTTCCGGGCCTGGCGGTCGCGGCGACGGTGCTGGCCACGAACCGGATCGCCCGGGCCGTCGACGGGGAGTGGGCGAGCCAGCGATGA
- a CDS encoding amino acid ABC transporter permease, whose translation MTAPPPAPAALATTTRAPDGPVDEPLKVVPARHPWRWAATAVTLVLLAMAANALITNPAWEWHFVGQYLFYETVLRAVGVTLRLTVLGIVLGFLLGTVIALMRLSASPLLQAVAWGYVWMFRSVPLILQLLFWFNLALLYDRISFGIPFGPSFFDVGTMDLIGPMTAATLGLALHQAAYCAEIVRSGFLSVDQGQLEAAAALGIPRTRQIRRILLPQAMRTIIPTAGNEIIGLVKGTSVVYIMAIPELFYQVQVIYARNGRVIALLLVAAIWYLLLTTVLSIVQYYVERHYARGAVRALPPTPLQRVSRLVGRVVAARRQRQAVRDQLAADLAAPR comes from the coding sequence ATGACCGCCCCGCCACCCGCCCCGGCGGCCCTGGCAACCACCACACGGGCACCCGACGGCCCCGTCGACGAACCGCTGAAGGTGGTGCCGGCCCGCCATCCCTGGCGCTGGGCCGCGACCGCCGTGACGCTGGTACTGCTGGCCATGGCGGCCAACGCGCTGATCACGAACCCGGCCTGGGAGTGGCACTTCGTCGGCCAGTACCTGTTCTACGAGACCGTGCTCCGGGCGGTCGGCGTCACCCTGCGGCTGACCGTGCTCGGCATCGTGCTCGGATTCCTGCTCGGCACCGTGATCGCCCTGATGAGACTCTCGGCGAGCCCGTTGCTCCAGGCGGTGGCCTGGGGTTACGTCTGGATGTTCCGGTCGGTGCCGCTGATCCTGCAACTCCTGTTCTGGTTCAACCTGGCGCTGCTCTACGACCGGATCTCCTTCGGGATTCCGTTCGGTCCGTCGTTCTTCGACGTCGGCACCATGGACCTGATCGGCCCGATGACCGCCGCGACCCTGGGACTCGCCCTGCACCAGGCGGCCTACTGCGCGGAGATCGTCCGCTCCGGCTTTCTCTCGGTGGACCAGGGGCAACTCGAAGCGGCGGCGGCCCTCGGTATCCCCCGCACCCGGCAGATTCGCCGGATCCTGCTGCCGCAGGCGATGCGGACCATCATCCCGACCGCCGGAAACGAGATCATCGGCCTGGTCAAGGGGACTTCGGTGGTCTACATCATGGCCATCCCCGAACTCTTCTACCAGGTCCAGGTGATCTACGCCCGCAATGGACGGGTGATCGCCCTCCTCCTGGTGGCCGCCATCTGGTACCTGCTGCTGACCACCGTCCTGTCGATAGTCCAGTACTACGTCGAGCGGCACTACGCCCGCGGTGCCGTACGGGCGCTGCCGCCGACCCCGCTGCAGCGGGTGAGCCGACTGGTCGGGCGGGTGGTGGCGGCCCGCCGACAACGGCAGGCGGTACGGGACCAGCTCGCGGCCGACCTGGCGGCGCCCCGATGA